The nucleotide window TTAACACGActatttagttttaaaaattgttttagaGGGTGTGTGACTAAGCACATTTTGGTTTATCAATGGTTTGATAAACATAAAATTACCTGCTAGTCTATATATACCAAGTGGTCGGTTATTGGGAATGATTTAGTTGAGTATAAAACACATTTTTTGGACTCTTACAGCAAAGGAGAAACTAATTAGAGATAACAATGACTGAGATTTGGGAATAACAATGACTGAACTAGAGAAACTTTGTCGATAATCGTTGGTGAAGTGGTTGAGCTTTTATCgaatgaagaaattaattagagatAATAATAGTTGAATTGTATAATAATGATTGAGGGCTAGTATAACAGTGACTTAATTTTCGgccaaaaaaaatatgaaaaaggagaaattgGGAGCTTGTAGAGgaaataaatttattctttAATCCTAAATTGAGTAATTAAAACTTTGCTGATGACTGATGAgggaatttaattattttaaatagctTTTAAGTATTATAGactatatttaattaaaaatataaaacataaaataaaaaagatatgtaAGATTTTTTAACCAAtatatcaatttaattaaataaaaaataaaactgaaCATCTTATATAAATTAGGGAAagttgtatataatagcaaactattaattcaaattaaattctataaatatagtttgatttaattgtacctcatagcaaactgttgttatttcacctctctcctatTGAATCTCGCatgccactctcgttctctccctcccCTCTCttgttttttatacaaacgcaagtgtataaagtgtgtttgtgtttgtataaagcgagagaaaattgtatatatacatatatttcgTTCCCcactctcccctctcccagatctcactctCTCACTCGGCTCTCTCACTTTAAacaaaaaacgcaaattgtataaaatgcgtttatgtttgtataaagagagagaaaattgtatatatacatatattttcgttctccCCTCTcacagatctcgctcgccactctctcagatctcgctctctcactttatacaaaaacgcaaatgtataaaatgagtgaaaattgtatatatacatatattttctctcccctctcgctctctcactcgtctctctcactttatacaattgatctttttgtatatgtataccaaagcagattatacatctgttttcttttgtatatgtatagcgaaatatacatatttatgttttctatgaagcacaattatgcaaactttgctataacatacaaatatgaattttgtgtttgctatatgtgaaagttgctcaattTAAATTAGTACTTATCTTCTCCGTGACGATTTAAATAGGGAAAATTAGCAAATAAGTTAAAAAGTCTAACTTAATTAGTAAAAACCTCCATACTttataaatattagtaaaaatgtcaaaatgtcattattttggAAAAGCTTATGTATCCTAATTTACTTCCTATTTTATCTCACCTTAATTAAACATTTCCCAATTAATCCTctatcatatgtttaaaataaagggaatattttctctctctaatattttcatcttcttcttttttttgcaaTATATTTACATCTTCCAATTCTTCTCCATTTCAAAATCCGCctctcttcctttttctttttttttcagaaattgaaaaatatatttataaatatattcacaCAATCCCTTTTATTGAGGTATGCATCTTTATTCGttttttaagatttattttatgattttatttttgtttaaaattgttGTCTGTAGTTGAAATCACGTTTAGGATTTGATAAACTCTAAATCACGTCCAATGGTAGAATCTAAGAGAATTACTAGAGGTATCCAACTTAATcaacaattttctatttttcaataTCACAATTTTCTACTTAGAACACAAATGAcgataattttgtattttaatttgctTGTTTTGTATTTCAATACCACTTTATCTACAAACAAgttctacttttttttaattttgtattcaCCATAATGGTATACCAACAAAGTCACATTTGTATTTCAATTGAAATGAGTATTTATTATGctcattttgtattttaatcTCAATTTTCAATGAcaacatatttcttttttattatgttttcatcataattgtataccaacaacttttatattttatgtgctcactttaccattcaaattaaaattgaatatcATATTGTGGTGCGTNATGGTAACGAACTCCTTTTCAGTATAAACAGAGCACAGCTCTCCTTCTTCATTGTTCTTCATCAGTTTTCCGATTCCGTTTTCtctctgcaaaaaaaaaaaatgaaattctcAGTGATGAAAAATGCTGTGAAAGCTTACTTCAAAAGGAATTGGACAAGACAAGACTTGATGAATTCTGGAAAAATCTCCATGCATGCTTACAGAAGCTTGAAGAGGGTACATTCATTCATCCTTAAACTTATTCTACTTTTTTTCTGATTAAAATGTtgtaatttaagaattgtaatTGATAGATTGAGGAATGGAGATTTCTCGAATTACGTAATCGTGATGTATTAGGAGATCTACTTGTAATCGAGAGAATGCCGATAATGATAGTTAATTTTACAATTTGTTGTAGTTCAGTGagaaataatgcaacattttACAATTTCTGTAATTTTTACTGTTCTCTTGCACTTAATTATGCCGTTAGTGATAATCTGATAAAACCGATTGGAGTAACATGCAGCTTTTCTTAGCATTTTGAGTCGAGTTTGGTATTAGAGAGATTGAGGAATGGAGGTTTTTCTATTTACGTAATCGCGATGTATAAGGAGATCTACTTGTAATCGCGAGAATGCCGATAGTGATTGTTGGTTAATTTTACAATTTGTTGtagttcagtcagaaataaGGCAACATTTTACAATTCTGTAATTTTTACTATTCTTTTGCCCCTATTATGTCGTCAGTGATAATCTGATAAAACCGATTGGAGTAACATGCAGCTCTTCTTTAGCATTTTGAGTCGAGTTTGGTATTGAAGCCTTGCTCCCTATTCATTTTATAAAGTCGTTTTTTGGATCAGATTTCAGTGTCTTGTGTTTGatcctttctttttttgcaAAACCTAGTTATCTGGAAAAAGATGCATTTTCGCTTCTAAGTATTGgatttcccttttctttttcatgtgATTATAGGTGTAtcttactttcttctgtgcCATGTTGAGTTTTACTTTTGGATCCTTCTTGCACTGGATCTGGGAAGCGGGAGGGCCGGTCACAGTTATTTCTTCTGTAGCAAGTTTACTCTGGCTGTACATTACAGCACCATGGAGAGTGGTACGTGATCTATGCTGTATAGATTTTCTTCCAAGTTGTTGAATTATTCTTGAAGTCGCTTCTTAAAACGTAGATCTTCTACTATCTATGCAGAGGAAGAGGGTTTTACTCTTGCTGTATGCTGTCTTTAACTTGGGCACTTCTTTTGGCCTTATTATCCAACATCTCACCGAAATGGAACAAGCGTAAGAGTCAAAAGATGCTATAAATTGTTCAGAAATCTTCTGTCAAAGTTTGATATGGTTGCTTTGACTGCTTTCTGGTTATGTCACATCACTAGGAACCTGATTTTGTAGTCTTCAATTGTGTACGGAGAAAGGCTTGTTGCTGATTGGTATATACTTGTAATCCCATTAGCCTTAATAATCATTAGATCTACTCGAAATCCTAACTGGAAAAATTACCCTTGTAGAAACTATTGTTTCCATAATCAATTAGAATGACTACTTTCTCTGTGAAAAATCTTTCATAAGGCATTGGAGTGGATGAATTTGATATCTTGTATCATTCTTGCACACAGCACACATCTTGGATCACGTGGATTTTGGACAACCTGGAATGTCTAAAAATTTGTGTATTAATGGCATGATCAATCATCTAGGCTTTCACAGTTCAGAATTTGCATTATATTTAGCTTATGAATGAGAAGCATTGAGTAATATGACTTGTATTTAAGATTCCTATACCCTGAAATTACTTCTATTCTTCATGGATTTAAGGGACTTGACTggaattatggtaagaaaagtGTATCTCACGATTATGTTTTGAAGTTTTAAAGTTTGTGCATTCTTGGCTATCAGTATGATGATCAGATTGTGAAAGAGTATTGCTCATGCATTAGTGAAATTATGAAACATGACCAAATTATGAAGAGTGCGCTTAAATATATTGCATCTTAATGAGTTCAACAGCAGTTACTCTTCCCCTTCTGTATGTGTAGTTGATTAGCCCTTATTTGAAGAATATTTTGAACAATATCTAACTTCAGAAAGCATTCCTTTCTTTCTCTCCAGCCTCGCTTTCGGCCTTTTGGTAGGTTCAACAATTGGCATTGGAACTTTCTGGTTTGTAGCCTTGATAACGAGGGAAAGGGGAGAAATCTACAAGGGAACCCTGCTTTATTCTGGTGCTATAATATTCTCCGGCGtttgtgtttatgctttagatATCCTTGACAGCCACATAGCTCATTGGATGTTAGTGGTAAGCACGCAGTTGTATGCATACAATGTGTTACTTCTGTctaatgaataaataatatgactgacttgataatGAGTACTGCTTGTGGTAGGTATACACTCTGCATGCATTGTTCATGGGGTACCTTGTGGTATATAGCCAAGAGATACTTTACGATGCTCGCTTTGGAGATATTGACTTTGTCAATTGCACATTTACCGTCTTCCTACATTTACCGGCTATAGTGGTCCATGCTGTAAGACTATGCCTGGGTGCAGAAATTCAGCAACACAGACGGAACTAATGCTGATACACTCGGGAAGTATAGAATAAATAGCGAGTCTATAGCAGATGGGGAACtgtaaataatgaaaaagtattACTTTGTGACTACATATTATACTGATTGAATTTGAACTTCGTTAGTCTGAAGAGAAGTGCTTTTAATATTTCCTGGCAAACAGTTGTTCTCTATGGTGGTTGGTTCCACCCTCCTAGCCTTCCTAATTTTAGCTAAATAGCTTTCTTGACTCATAGTTGGTTTCTCCTTTCTGAATTTCTCAATTATGCTAACCGGCATACCTAATGAAGACGAGTTGCACATGAAAATACATCTGTTGACGATGATTTTAGTGACTTGAAGGCTGATTTATGTGATGACGAGTTAGTCAATAACCATGGAAAGGGAAAAGAGAGCCCAATGGGTGAAAGAGAGCTTCTTAGTGTTGGAGTTAAGAAAAAATGGCAGCTTTAGAGGGGGAGGATTCTGATTGATGACATAAGTTTTCTCTAACATGTACAAATAATACAAGCAACTTGAATGAAGCATCGTAACTCTTAGTCGTCTTCATTAGATTGTTCCTGAACATACGGAAAGTGAGAAATTTCCAGTGCCTAATTGTTTAGTTTACTGGAACAGGTAATAATAATCTTTCACCCTTGTAAAGCAACGGAACAATCCACAAGGTTTCCTCCTAACATTCTCTGTGTACAAGTAATCAGTTATATGAATCCGCGATATCATTTTGCTTCATTTGGACCTGTTTCATTCTGCTTCATAGTTTTGATCCATGCAGTCAGCAGCAAATACAGATTAGTGTTCAACATTAGCTTCCACTTCCTGAAATTCAATAGTACAAAACAAGTTGAAGTTGCatctctcaattttttttgtaaaagcAGTGTATAGCACGACAAAAATAGCCATCTAGTTTAAGCAAAAAACAACATAGATGCGAGCAGATCACCATTTCTCAATGTAAAAGGATGTTAGCGATGAAACTCTAACTCGACACTGTTCATACCAAATAGCCCAACCATCTATAGAAAAGACTATTCTCCCTTTACATCAAAGgtataaaagaaagaaactcTTCTAGATcagaaaggaaaatgaaaacaGAACTTTTCATACTTCAAGATAGATCCATCACACCACATTCTTCTGGAAAGAGAGAGGAAATTGCAAATTACTAACAATTTAGTCGTTAAAATAAAACTAtggttcaaatttattttaaaaaccaGGCAGTTTCTTCTCATACATCTAAGCCTCGTTGAGAATAAACCTATCTTACC belongs to Solanum stenotomum isolate F172 chromosome 1, ASM1918654v1, whole genome shotgun sequence and includes:
- the LOC125848925 gene encoding bax inhibitor 1-like, which encodes MKFSVMKNAVKAYFKRNWTRQDLMNSGKISMHAYRSLKRVYLTFFCAMLSFTFGSFLHWIWEAGGPVTVISSVASLLWLYITAPWRVRKRVLLLLYAVFNLGTSFGLIIQHLTEMEQALAFGLLVGSTIGIGTFWFVALITRERGEIYKGTLLYSGAIIFSGVCVYALDILDSHIAHWMLVVYTLHALFMGYLVVYSQEILYDARFGDIDFVNCTFTVFLHLPAIVVHAVRLCLGAEIQQHRRN